The following proteins come from a genomic window of Solea solea chromosome 3, fSolSol10.1, whole genome shotgun sequence:
- the LOC131457311 gene encoding extracellular calcium-sensing receptor-like: MHKNGDVILGGLFKIHFFSTDPDLSFTSQPQLPTCYGFNIIGFREAQTMAFAMDEINRNSNLLLNVTLGYSLYDNCLELGIAFRAALTLVSGQEEQVILEDNCVGTPPVLGIVGDSSSTRSIAISTVIGLYRVPLVSYYASCSCLSDQQKFPSFFRTIPSDAFQVNAMILILKRFGWTWAGLLISDDDYGVHAARSFHSDLGPASGGCLAYTEILPWGDDPAELRRIVDVMRKSTARVVIAFSNKARMINLMKEVVRQNVTGLQWIASEAWTSADVLQTPHLMPYLGGTLGIAVRRGEIPGLRDFLFQIRPDNTDGNSMVNQFWEHTFQCRFAPPPVSWVEAGGGLCTGQEVIQNVENELVDVSDLRAEYNVYKAVYALAYALDDMLQCEPGRGPFSNNTCAHLQRLEPWQLVYYLAKVNFTTTFGDEVSFDENGDTLPIYDIMNWVWLPDGRAIVQRVGEVKRSAFKGDKFTLDEDKIFWNFEPKQPPRSMCSESCPPGTRMARKKGEPECCFDCVPCSEGKISNTTDSMECTSCPEDFWSSPQRDHCIPKKTEFLSYHEPLGICLTTTSLLGAFICVIVLGIFIHHHSTPIVRANNSELSFLLLVSLKLCFLCSLLFIGRPRLWTCQLRHAAFGISFVLCVSCILVKTMVVLAVFRASKPGGESSLKWFGAVQQRGTVLVLTSVQAAICTVWLVSASPVPHKNTQYHSDKIVYECIVGSTIGFAVLLGYIGLLAVLSCLLAFLAKNLPDSFNEAKLITFSMLIFCAVWVAFVPAYISSPGKYADAVEVFAILASSFGLLVALFGPKCYIILLRPERNTKKAIMGRGNTK, translated from the exons ATGCACAAGAATGGAGATGTGATTTTAGGTGGActttttaaaatacactttttttccactgatccTGATCTGTCCTTTACTTCACAGCCACAACTGCCTAcctgctatgg TTTTAATATTATAGGATTCAGAGaggctcagaccatggcctttgctatggatgagatcaacagaaactccaacctgctgcttaatgtgactctgggatacagtctgtatgataactgtcTTGAACTAGGGATTGCATTccgtgcagcactgaccttagtcagtggtcaagaagagcaagttatATTAGAGGAcaactgtgtaggaactcctccagtcctagggattgtgggtgattctTCGTCTACACGTTCTATTGCCATATCCACAGTCATAGGAttgtacagagtgcctctg gtgagttattatgcatcatgttcctgcctgagtgatcAACAAAAgttcccatctttctttagaacgatcccaagtgatgcttttcag gtgaatgctatgattctgATACTAAAAcgctttggttggacttgggcaggtctgctcatcagtgatgatgattatggagtccacgctgcccgatcctttcactctgatctgggtccagctagtggaggttgtctggcttacacagagattttgccctgggGTGACGACCCTGCCGAACtcaggagaatagtggatgtgatgaggaaatctacagctcgagtggtgattgcGTTTTCAAATAAGGCTCGCATGATAaacctcatgaaagag gtggtgaggcagaatgtaacaggcctgcagtggattgccagtgaagcctggacatcagctgatgtgctccagactcctcacctcatgccgtacctgggtggaacactgggcatcgcTGTCCGTCGgggagaaataccaggactcagaGACTTCCTGTTTCAAATACGTCCTGACAACACAGATGGAAATAGCATG GTGAACCaattttgggaacacacatttcaatgtagatttgcaccaccacCAGTAagttgggtggaagctggaggaggattatgcactggacaggaagttatacAGAATGTGGAGAATGAATTGGTAGATGTTTCAGACCTCAGagcagagtataatgtgtataaggctgtgtacgctctggcgtatgctcttgatgacatgctgcagtgtgagccagggagaggacctttcagcaacaacacctgtgctcatttacaaagactggagccatggcag CTTGTGTATTACTTGGCaaaagtcaacttcaccacaacatttggcgatgaagtgtcatttgatgagaatggtgaTACCTTGccaatatatgacatcatgaactgggtctggctccctgatggaagagctatagttcagagagtgggagaggtcaagaggtcagccttcaaaggaGACAAATTTAcgctggatgaagacaaaatcttctggaactttgaaccCAAACAg cctcctcggtcaatgtgcagtgagagctgtcctccaggtacccgcatggccagaaagaagggggaacctgagtgttgttttgactgtgtcccttgttctgagggaaagatcagcaatacaactg ACTCCATGGaatgcaccagttgtccagaagatttctggtccagcccccagcgtgaccactgtattcctaagaaaacagaattcctctcctaccatgagcctctgggtatctgcttgacaaccacctcactgttgggcgcatttatctgtgttattgttctgggcatcttcatccatcatcacagcacacctatagttcgtgccaacaattcagaactcagttttcttctcttggtgtcactcaaattgtgtttcttgtgttcattgctcttcattggacgacccagattatggacttgccaactaagacatgcagcatttggcatcagctttgtgctttgtgtctcatgtatcctggtgaaaaccatggtggttctggctgtgttcagggcctccaaaccaggaggtgagtccagtctcaagtggtttggtgctgtgcagcaaagagggacagttctggttctgacttctgttcaagcagcaatctgcactgtctggcttgtctctgcttcaccagtgcctcataaaaacacccagtatcacagtgacaagatagtttatgagtgtatAGTTGGGTCCACcattggttttgcagttttacttggttatattggtttactggctgtcctcagttgtttgttagcttttctcgCAAaaaatcttccagacagtttcaatgaggccaaactcatcactttcagcatgctgatcttctgtgcagtgtgggtggcctttgtccctgcttacatcagctcaccaggcaaatatgcagatgcagtggaggtatttgccatcctggcctccagttttggcctgttggtggcgctgtttggacccaaatgttatatTATCCTtttgagaccagagagaaacacaaagaaagccatcatgggtcgtGGTAACACAAAGTAA